The Echinicola rosea genome has a segment encoding these proteins:
- a CDS encoding TonB-dependent receptor produces MKKKLYSLYSLGRLCLVGLVLQVFLISTLHAEGYANQDPKDLNEIMVSLEANNASMEDVLATLKAKTDFSFVYNKGMVSKLAPVTMQVANESLEQVLMQLAASHKLSFQQVNDRISVKAASTATAEVTRAEARVTITGTVTDEEGGPLPGATVSVVGTSKGTVTDADGKYSIDVEEGETLQFSFIGFEKQQVIVGKQSVINITLELDDNSLEEVVVTGYGEVKKEHLTGAVETIDPEEFQDLPTGNLSAALAGRVLGVGVSGGNTRPGTAASLTIRNPQSFSKDGGNNSPLYVIDGVIQIAADGSNDNVRFNNLDPAEIESISFLKDASAAIYGSRGANGAVIVTTKRGRDGKPRFSYSGSYGVNDEAYRTKMLSAYDFGRYYNIMNGPNGSGEYADSEPENYIFSQDELDHFRTINYDWLEQAWSPASNMRHNLNVSGGTDKANYFASASYFTQDGNLSTLDYDRWNFRAGADIEVADGLKAGLQVAGYYSDKTKTFNKIGGENDENDYKNLLLTPRYIPPYVNGFPVDLPDGGTGDYHFFEIQELDNLATDTDMNMSVNLFAEYEMPFLEGLKARISYGRNMGSSRGTQVGTRYRLYQFEGLGEYGHIYDGAEVSGSREYKNGDRLYYSNDNFISTQTNFTVNYANDFGQHSVSALFSIERAEAENSNEWVRKEEPASFTNGQFSSAFGEIDGWTRGSESGSLGYIGRVNYSFANKYLAEFLFRSDASTKFAPENYWGKFYSLSAGWIISNEDFFTASWIDFLKFRYSAGLLGKDDTKAWQWRQRYTFQNGKGAVFGGDNDAGIGMKMESSPNRDATWSDDFKNNFGIDARFLNSRLSATVEAFYNKGTNLLMERTGNVPVTVGGTVAAENFGEIDFFGYELSVGWNDQVGDFRYGIDGRFSWYDNKVKVSNFNEIDVLYPWNAQPNASTDRGVWGMDYLGMFKSQEDIDAYVEQYDITQVFGTVVDELKPGMLYYRDVRGQLQSDGTFAEPDGIIDENDQVQLAKRESNHYGYGMTIKLGYKQFSLNAVIAGSFGGWSEYDARKAMEQEIPDSYESVPAFWGDIYDPELNPTGNFPNPYWEDISLNPRSEFWRVSGFRMAMRNVDVSYRLPKHVADKLKISSARIYFNILNPVNFYNPFSYKSSVGGSWDNYPVLRTYSLGLNLSL; encoded by the coding sequence ATGAAGAAAAAGTTATACAGCCTTTACAGCCTGGGCAGGTTATGCCTGGTAGGGTTGGTATTACAGGTGTTCTTGATCAGCACCTTGCATGCCGAGGGGTATGCAAACCAAGACCCAAAAGACCTGAATGAAATTATGGTGAGCCTAGAGGCAAACAATGCTTCAATGGAGGATGTGTTGGCCACGCTCAAGGCCAAGACGGATTTTTCGTTTGTATATAACAAAGGCATGGTCAGCAAGCTTGCTCCGGTGACCATGCAGGTGGCCAATGAAAGCCTTGAGCAAGTTCTTATGCAGCTGGCCGCTTCCCATAAGCTGTCATTCCAGCAAGTGAATGACCGCATCAGCGTCAAGGCGGCCTCCACTGCTACCGCTGAGGTGACCCGTGCTGAAGCGAGGGTGACCATCACCGGTACCGTGACCGACGAAGAAGGTGGTCCCCTTCCAGGCGCAACCGTTTCGGTAGTAGGAACTTCCAAAGGAACGGTAACGGATGCGGACGGTAAGTATTCGATAGATGTAGAAGAAGGCGAAACACTACAGTTTAGCTTTATTGGATTTGAAAAGCAGCAAGTAATTGTAGGCAAGCAATCGGTAATAAATATCACCTTGGAGCTAGATGACAATTCGTTAGAGGAAGTGGTAGTGACAGGTTATGGAGAGGTGAAAAAGGAACATCTTACTGGTGCAGTAGAGACGATCGATCCAGAAGAATTCCAAGATCTGCCTACAGGCAACTTAAGTGCTGCTCTTGCAGGCAGGGTACTAGGTGTAGGAGTGAGTGGAGGAAATACCCGCCCAGGTACTGCCGCTTCGCTGACCATTCGGAATCCTCAGTCTTTTTCAAAAGATGGGGGAAATAACTCTCCGTTATACGTTATTGATGGAGTGATTCAGATTGCTGCTGATGGTAGTAATGACAATGTTAGATTTAACAATTTGGATCCGGCTGAGATTGAAAGTATTTCCTTCTTGAAAGATGCTTCAGCAGCCATTTATGGCTCTAGGGGAGCCAATGGTGCGGTGATCGTCACTACTAAGAGAGGCCGCGATGGCAAGCCAAGATTTAGCTATAGTGGCTCCTATGGAGTAAACGATGAAGCCTATCGAACTAAGATGCTTAGTGCGTATGATTTTGGGAGGTATTATAATATCATGAATGGACCTAATGGATCAGGAGAATATGCGGATAGTGAACCAGAAAATTATATCTTTTCACAGGATGAATTAGATCATTTTAGAACAATAAATTACGATTGGCTAGAGCAAGCATGGTCTCCCGCTTCCAATATGAGACATAATCTTAATGTAAGTGGAGGGACAGACAAGGCAAATTATTTTGCGAGTGCCTCCTATTTTACCCAAGATGGAAATTTAAGCACATTAGATTATGATCGATGGAATTTTCGAGCTGGAGCAGATATTGAAGTTGCGGATGGGTTGAAAGCTGGTTTACAGGTTGCGGGTTACTATTCGGATAAGACTAAGACGTTCAATAAGATAGGTGGTGAAAATGATGAGAATGATTATAAAAACCTTTTGTTGACACCACGCTATATCCCACCATATGTCAATGGTTTCCCTGTGGATTTACCTGATGGTGGAACTGGAGATTATCATTTTTTCGAAATTCAGGAGTTGGATAACCTTGCTACTGATACGGATATGAACATGAGTGTTAATTTATTCGCTGAGTATGAGATGCCCTTCTTGGAAGGCCTTAAGGCAAGGATCTCTTACGGCAGGAATATGGGAAGTAGTAGAGGAACTCAAGTAGGAACTCGCTACAGGTTGTATCAGTTTGAAGGCCTAGGAGAGTATGGTCATATCTATGATGGAGCAGAAGTTTCTGGAAGTAGGGAATATAAAAACGGAGACCGACTCTATTATTCAAATGATAACTTTATTTCTACCCAAACCAATTTCACGGTGAATTACGCTAATGATTTTGGTCAACATTCTGTCAGTGCATTGTTCAGTATAGAACGAGCTGAGGCAGAGAATTCCAATGAGTGGGTAAGAAAAGAAGAACCTGCCAGCTTTACCAATGGACAGTTTAGTTCAGCATTTGGCGAAATCGACGGTTGGACCAGAGGATCTGAATCAGGATCTCTAGGCTATATAGGTCGGGTAAATTACAGTTTTGCAAATAAATATTTGGCTGAGTTTTTATTTCGATCAGATGCATCGACCAAATTTGCACCGGAAAACTATTGGGGTAAGTTTTATTCATTGTCAGCAGGCTGGATCATTTCTAATGAGGACTTTTTTACCGCTTCGTGGATAGATTTCTTAAAGTTTAGGTATTCTGCCGGTTTACTTGGAAAGGATGATACCAAAGCTTGGCAGTGGAGACAGCGATATACCTTTCAAAATGGTAAGGGAGCCGTGTTTGGTGGTGATAATGATGCAGGAATCGGTATGAAGATGGAGTCATCCCCTAACAGAGACGCTACTTGGAGTGATGATTTCAAAAATAATTTTGGGATTGACGCCAGGTTCCTTAACAGTAGATTGTCAGCAACGGTAGAAGCTTTTTATAACAAGGGCACCAACCTTTTAATGGAAAGGACTGGTAATGTCCCAGTAACCGTAGGTGGAACAGTGGCTGCTGAAAATTTCGGTGAAATTGATTTCTTTGGGTATGAACTTTCTGTTGGATGGAATGACCAAGTGGGAGATTTCCGTTATGGGATAGACGGCCGATTCTCTTGGTATGACAACAAAGTTAAAGTCAGCAATTTTAATGAAATTGATGTTTTATATCCTTGGAATGCCCAACCTAACGCTTCTACAGATAGAGGGGTTTGGGGAATGGATTACTTAGGTATGTTCAAAAGTCAAGAGGATATCGATGCTTATGTAGAACAATATGACATCACACAAGTGTTTGGTACTGTCGTAGATGAGCTTAAACCAGGAATGCTTTATTACCGCGATGTAAGGGGGCAATTGCAGTCGGACGGAACGTTTGCAGAACCTGATGGGATTATCGACGAAAATGACCAAGTTCAATTGGCCAAAAGAGAATCCAATCACTATGGATATGGTATGACCATTAAGCTAGGATACAAACAGTTCAGCTTGAATGCGGTGATCGCGGGTTCATTTGGTGGATGGTCTGAGTACGATGCAAGAAAAGCAATGGAGCAAGAGATTCCAGATTCCTACGAAAGTGTTCCAGCATTTTGGGGAGATATTTACGATCCTGAGCTAAACCCAACGGGGAATTTTCCTAATCCATATTGGGAAGATATAAGTCTTAATCCAAGGTCAGAGTTTTGGAGAGTTAGTGGGTTCAGGATGGCCATGCGAAATGTGGATGTGAGTTATAGGCTCCCAAAGCATGTGGCCGATAAACTTAAGATCAGTAGCGCAAGGATATATTTCAATATTCTGAACCCCGTTAATTTTTATAACCCATTCAGTTATAAAAGCTCTGTCGGAGGGTCATGGGATAATTATCCAGTCTTAAGAACCTACTCTTTGGGCTTAAATCTTTCCCTTTAA
- a CDS encoding FecR family protein, whose protein sequence is MDKPYQHIADFLEDESFRDWVLGKGNVRSLYWENWLKAYPDQAGILFDAKEILQALERENVEDEQWHNADQKRLLSSINASIDRAEDRPLKGKFREHYPARAHQFIWLKVSVILLLMVAGAALISNLDNITHQDGIGQEELAWVEREALPGEKKKVFLPDGSSVVLNAASKLRYRAGFGTAHRDIILSGESYFEVASDSLLPFRVYSGTLMTEAMGTAFNVSAFEGEATEVKLVEGKVKVELQPEVNAEVDRIYLDPGEQALASSEVFAKGKFDQRTALLWTEGTLYFDDQPLADVIKALERWYGVTIKAEGNKHSALRVSGEFHRDNLENVLQSISYSFDFDFNIHQKEVTIQFN, encoded by the coding sequence TTGGATAAACCATACCAACATATAGCAGATTTCCTTGAGGACGAATCTTTCCGGGACTGGGTACTTGGAAAAGGCAATGTGCGGAGCCTGTACTGGGAAAATTGGCTCAAAGCATATCCCGACCAAGCAGGGATATTGTTCGATGCCAAGGAGATACTACAGGCTTTGGAAAGAGAAAATGTGGAGGATGAGCAGTGGCATAATGCTGACCAAAAAAGGCTCCTGAGCTCCATCAATGCATCGATTGATCGGGCGGAAGATCGGCCATTAAAGGGCAAGTTCCGTGAGCATTATCCTGCTAGGGCACATCAGTTTATTTGGCTAAAGGTATCGGTGATCCTATTGTTGATGGTAGCGGGTGCTGCCTTGATCAGCAATTTGGACAACATAACCCATCAGGATGGCATTGGCCAAGAAGAGCTGGCTTGGGTCGAGCGGGAAGCACTGCCGGGCGAGAAGAAGAAAGTCTTCCTACCTGATGGAAGCAGTGTGGTCCTGAATGCAGCGAGTAAACTCCGTTACCGAGCGGGTTTCGGAACTGCACATCGGGACATAATCCTTTCGGGTGAATCCTATTTTGAGGTGGCGAGTGATTCGTTGTTGCCGTTTCGGGTTTACAGCGGGACGCTGATGACTGAAGCAATGGGGACAGCCTTTAATGTTTCGGCATTTGAAGGGGAGGCCACCGAGGTGAAACTCGTGGAAGGAAAAGTAAAGGTGGAGCTGCAGCCCGAGGTCAATGCCGAGGTGGACAGGATTTACTTGGACCCGGGAGAGCAGGCCTTGGCATCTTCCGAGGTTTTTGCTAAAGGGAAATTTGACCAAAGGACTGCCCTGTTATGGACAGAAGGGACATTGTATTTTGATGACCAGCCATTGGCGGATGTCATAAAGGCACTCGAACGATGGTATGGTGTGACGATAAAGGCAGAAGGAAATAAACATTCTGCGCTACGGGTCTCGGGGGAATTTCACCGGGATAATCTGGAAAATGTGCTTCAAAGCATTTCTTATTCATTTGATTTTGATTTTAACATTCATCAGAAGGAAGTAACCATTCAATTCAATTAG
- a CDS encoding RNA polymerase sigma factor, with translation MNYEGLNDTQLWKLISADDRKAFGYSFNLYSKDLFRYGQKFTSARQVVEDAIQDVFLDLWHKRKTTSIDTSIKFYLFTAFRREIIRKLSRFRLQEPMDYFAPDHLLEASHMEGIILQQGKNESNQKLYKAIKNLSERQREAVYLRFFADLTYKEISDMMGISVEALYNLIFKSIKLLKESLRERVHYQTK, from the coding sequence ATGAATTATGAAGGACTAAACGATACGCAATTATGGAAGCTGATTTCGGCGGATGACAGGAAGGCGTTTGGCTATTCTTTTAACCTGTATTCCAAAGACCTGTTCCGGTACGGGCAGAAATTTACCAGCGCTCGTCAAGTGGTGGAGGATGCCATCCAAGATGTGTTTTTGGACCTTTGGCACAAGCGCAAGACCACCAGTATCGATACGTCTATCAAGTTTTACTTGTTCACCGCCTTCAGAAGGGAAATTATCCGGAAGCTGTCCAGGTTCCGTCTGCAAGAGCCGATGGACTATTTTGCTCCTGACCATCTTTTGGAGGCTTCACACATGGAAGGGATCATCCTACAGCAAGGAAAGAATGAGTCCAACCAAAAGCTATATAAAGCCATTAAGAACCTTTCCGAGCGGCAAAGGGAAGCGGTTTACCTTCGTTTCTTTGCCGATTTGACCTACAAGGAAATCTCCGATATGATGGGCATTAGTGTGGAAGCGTTGTATAACCTGATTTTCAAATCCATCAAACTACTCAAGGAATCCCTCCGAGAAAGGGTGCATTATCAAACAAAATAG
- the pelA gene encoding pectate lyase, with the protein MGKIGLRKQVKEMFRYLYLAITLTWSAATMGQTQDEEHMSWRTAQRQDQEWFGSGEAQRIADNVLIYQHENGGWYKNIDMASPLSQSEKEGVRAEKDSDKGTTIDNGATISQLEYLAKVYRATQEEKYKVAFLKGIDYLLEAQYENGGWPQYYPIRKGYYQHITYNDNAMIGVMRLLREVAEGKAPYDLADAKRMAAAKGALDKGLEIILATQVKIDGQLTIWCAQHDEVSLAPAKARAYELPSLSGSESVNIVRYLMQLPDPSPEVVTAVEHAIAWFEDHKIENKSIKKIKDPSLAKGYDLVVVDQPGASPLWARFYDLETQQPIYIGRDGIKRAQLKDIEYERRVGYSYLGNYAKGLLEEEYPRWKEGL; encoded by the coding sequence ATGGGAAAAATCGGTTTACGTAAACAAGTAAAAGAGATGTTCAGGTATTTGTATCTTGCTATAACGTTGACTTGGAGTGCCGCCACAATGGGCCAAACTCAGGATGAGGAGCACATGTCTTGGCGCACCGCCCAGCGGCAGGATCAAGAATGGTTTGGCAGCGGAGAGGCTCAGCGGATTGCAGATAATGTGTTGATTTACCAGCATGAAAATGGTGGCTGGTATAAAAATATCGACATGGCCTCCCCGCTCAGCCAGAGCGAGAAGGAGGGGGTGCGAGCAGAAAAAGATAGCGATAAAGGTACGACCATTGACAATGGAGCGACCATTTCCCAACTAGAATATTTGGCAAAAGTGTATCGCGCCACCCAAGAGGAAAAGTACAAAGTAGCTTTTCTAAAAGGCATCGACTACCTACTGGAAGCCCAATATGAAAATGGCGGTTGGCCGCAGTATTACCCTATCCGTAAGGGGTATTACCAGCACATCACCTATAATGACAATGCCATGATCGGTGTGATGAGATTGCTCCGAGAGGTGGCTGAAGGAAAAGCTCCTTATGATTTGGCAGATGCCAAAAGAATGGCTGCTGCGAAGGGTGCCCTGGACAAAGGACTGGAAATCATTCTGGCCACTCAGGTAAAGATTGATGGCCAACTTACCATCTGGTGTGCCCAGCATGATGAGGTCAGTCTGGCTCCTGCTAAAGCCAGGGCTTATGAATTGCCCTCTCTCAGTGGATCGGAGAGTGTCAATATCGTCCGTTACCTGATGCAGTTGCCGGATCCAAGCCCTGAAGTGGTCACCGCTGTAGAGCATGCCATAGCGTGGTTTGAAGATCATAAAATTGAGAACAAATCGATCAAAAAGATCAAAGATCCCAGTTTAGCTAAAGGTTATGATCTTGTGGTGGTGGACCAGCCTGGGGCATCGCCACTTTGGGCGCGCTTTTATGATTTGGAGACCCAGCAGCCAATTTATATTGGTCGGGACGGTATCAAGCGGGCACAGCTCAAGGATATCGAATATGAGCGGCGCGTGGGCTACAGCTATTTAGGCAATTATGCCAAAGGCTTACTGGAAGAGGAGTACCCACGGTGGAAGGAAGGTTTGTAA
- a CDS encoding glycoside hydrolase family 28 protein, with the protein MKLILKESAFLLLLATLFASCSEEARQASPSYFPLDSLMTKDQVGAANMPDKIAPVEAPFAMPEFKKPVFPAFTINIHERGAEEGELATSIIQGAIDEASAQGGGKVVVPAGKWKTGRISLKSNVNFHLEEGAELYFSGQLEDFRPAVFTRHEGVEVMSLGACIYAYQQENIAVTGNGTLYGPEEGPVKEQMMTEDVTEKFVPINKPVEERVYEGYDGESIFLPMFISPTDCKNVYIEGVTLERTAFWNIVPVYCDGVIIRGVTVNSVGIPRGDGIDIESSRNVLIEYSTLNNGDDCFTMKAGRGKDGIRVNKPTENVVVRYCLAKEGHGGITIGSETAGKINNLYIHDCVFDNTGVGIRFKTRRPRGGGGQNLYYERLRMNLRQTAFRWDMLGQELYVGDLAKRKPLRAVNELTPKFKDITIKDILVETASTFVNINGIPESPLENLHMENVVVKDSKRFFNADDAKNLTFKHVEVTSQDSLMKFLDTRDVLFEDAVFHVPGNEIYTQIKGDLTDSIRFVDTQPEKPEAWEKSVYVNK; encoded by the coding sequence ATGAAACTGATCCTAAAGGAATCTGCCTTTTTACTACTTCTTGCCACGCTTTTTGCTAGCTGTTCAGAAGAAGCCAGACAAGCATCACCTTCCTATTTTCCACTGGATAGCCTGATGACCAAGGACCAAGTGGGGGCGGCAAACATGCCCGACAAAATAGCGCCTGTGGAGGCTCCATTTGCCATGCCTGAGTTCAAGAAGCCCGTTTTCCCCGCGTTTACGATCAATATTCACGAACGAGGTGCCGAAGAGGGGGAATTGGCGACAAGCATTATCCAGGGAGCCATTGATGAAGCCAGTGCCCAAGGCGGTGGAAAGGTGGTGGTTCCTGCGGGAAAGTGGAAGACCGGACGGATCAGCCTGAAGAGCAATGTTAATTTCCATTTGGAAGAAGGTGCCGAACTGTACTTTAGTGGGCAGTTGGAGGATTTCAGGCCAGCGGTTTTTACGCGGCACGAAGGTGTGGAGGTGATGTCGCTAGGGGCATGCATCTATGCCTATCAGCAGGAAAATATCGCCGTTACTGGGAATGGTACCTTGTACGGGCCAGAGGAAGGTCCCGTGAAGGAGCAGATGATGACGGAAGATGTCACTGAGAAATTTGTGCCGATCAATAAACCAGTAGAAGAGCGGGTCTATGAAGGCTATGATGGTGAATCCATTTTCTTACCTATGTTCATTTCCCCTACTGATTGCAAGAATGTCTATATCGAAGGCGTGACCTTGGAGCGGACGGCATTTTGGAATATCGTGCCGGTTTATTGTGACGGGGTGATCATCCGTGGGGTGACGGTAAATTCCGTGGGAATCCCCCGAGGTGATGGCATTGACATTGAGTCCTCCAGAAATGTCCTGATCGAATATTCTACGCTAAACAATGGCGATGACTGCTTCACCATGAAAGCAGGCCGTGGCAAGGACGGTATCCGTGTCAACAAGCCGACCGAGAATGTGGTGGTACGTTATTGTCTCGCAAAAGAAGGTCATGGCGGCATCACAATAGGCAGCGAGACGGCCGGAAAAATAAATAACCTTTATATCCACGACTGTGTCTTTGACAATACAGGCGTGGGCATTCGCTTCAAGACCCGCCGGCCAAGGGGCGGTGGAGGCCAAAACCTCTACTATGAAAGGCTCAGGATGAACCTTCGGCAGACAGCATTCCGCTGGGATATGCTCGGACAAGAGCTGTATGTGGGAGACTTGGCCAAAAGAAAACCACTTCGAGCGGTAAATGAGTTGACCCCAAAATTTAAGGACATCACGATCAAGGATATTCTCGTAGAAACTGCCAGTACATTTGTCAACATTAATGGGATTCCGGAGTCACCACTAGAAAACCTGCATATGGAGAATGTAGTGGTCAAAGACAGCAAGAGGTTTTTCAATGCCGATGATGCCAAGAATTTGACGTTTAAGCATGTGGAGGTGACCAGTCAGGACTCCTTGATGAAATTTTTGGATACCAGGGATGTGTTGTTTGAAGACGCGGTTTTTCATGTGCCTGGCAATGAAATTTACACACAGATCAAAGGCGACTTGACCGACAGCATCAGGTTTGTGGATACCCAGCCGGAAAAACCGGAAGCATGGGAAAAATCGGTTTACGTAAACAAGTAA
- the gldB gene encoding gliding motility lipoprotein GldB — MNRNSGIFLLILILFCACKQDKEGCVISEKVSGIPLELTIERLERPLFEAESEEDIAYFLEEHPYFSEMYLRDDLYPSIGHLVSTLYGIPKDTLMQELYQEVNTNFPALDKLETDLLTAFKHIKYYYPDFEVPKVYTFVSGFTTDLYMDNEMIVIGLDYFLPSDHRFQPPDLPKYMTDRYNRDHLVPMIVTAISSRYNKTDLGDNSLLAEMIFYGKAYHFTQAMLPCTSEEHVIGYTPEELAACYANEDFIWTQLIEQEAIYETNPFEVRKYTGEAPFTDAISPDAPGRVGRWVGWNIVDAYAEEKDLDLVQLMNEKDAQKIFMNSAYKP; from the coding sequence ATGAATAGAAATTCGGGAATATTTCTTTTAATTTTAATATTGTTTTGTGCCTGCAAGCAGGATAAAGAGGGCTGCGTGATTTCTGAAAAGGTGAGCGGGATTCCACTAGAACTTACGATAGAACGCCTCGAAAGACCGCTGTTTGAGGCTGAAAGCGAGGAGGATATTGCCTATTTTCTGGAAGAGCACCCTTATTTTTCAGAGATGTACCTGAGAGATGACCTGTACCCTAGCATTGGGCACTTGGTTTCCACTTTATATGGCATTCCCAAAGACACCTTGATGCAAGAGCTCTACCAAGAAGTCAATACCAACTTCCCTGCCCTCGATAAGCTGGAAACGGATCTGCTCACTGCATTTAAACATATAAAATATTATTATCCTGATTTTGAGGTGCCAAAGGTGTACACGTTTGTGAGTGGATTTACAACTGATCTGTATATGGACAATGAGATGATTGTCATTGGATTGGATTATTTTCTGCCTTCTGATCATCGCTTCCAGCCACCGGATCTCCCCAAATACATGACGGATCGATACAACAGGGACCATTTGGTGCCGATGATCGTTACCGCTATTTCTTCCCGGTACAATAAGACAGATTTAGGTGATAATTCACTTCTTGCCGAAATGATATTTTATGGAAAGGCTTACCATTTTACCCAAGCCATGCTTCCGTGTACATCTGAAGAGCATGTCATCGGCTATACGCCCGAAGAGCTGGCGGCATGCTATGCAAATGAGGATTTTATCTGGACGCAGTTGATCGAGCAGGAGGCCATTTATGAGACAAATCCTTTTGAAGTGCGAAAATATACCGGCGAGGCCCCGTTTACCGATGCGATCAGCCCAGACGCACCTGGTAGGGTGGGGAGATGGGTTGGCTGGAACATCGTGGATGCCTATGCAGAAGAAAAGGACTTGGATTTGGTCCAGCTCATGAACGAAAAGGATGCCCAGAAAATTTTTATGAACTCAGCTTATAAGCCTTAA
- a CDS encoding fasciclin domain-containing protein — MAKGAFPHLLSCIRFMLAACTILSVVACGDDEPSPDFKALSIGAFVSQDPNFDVIADAVALTTWKDSLDQGGPYTMLLPSNKALSDENIESVDDLSIDEWQRLLDYHIVPTALTSEQLVGTVQESLLPGYYWLVNKNENEIDVNGETKMLSGDIELKNGMVHILEGLLEPQALTVTFMAQNRGFNIFVKGLLQSGLEQVLENKEQNFTLFAPTDEAFETYFQTNEISEEDWLDFSRLDDFMKYFVLENSLDSTQLTAGYRITLTGDTLYVSNQDGEIWLNGIGSLQEKDIQGGNGLIHGIDRVITAPEQSLATVVSENTQGNGYAEFKAALIYAQLLSTLEESMPMTIFAPDNEAFTDWYEKLGVAGYYEVDETLLRQTLLYHIAVGRHFTQDFGNGQVLSSRLSGASIEIDTEAGSINGASLDSNYINKLGTNGIIHGVQAVFELPS, encoded by the coding sequence ATGGCAAAAGGAGCTTTTCCCCACTTATTATCGTGCATTCGTTTTATGCTGGCAGCCTGCACCATTTTATCGGTAGTCGCCTGTGGAGATGATGAGCCCTCTCCGGATTTTAAAGCGCTCAGCATTGGAGCCTTCGTATCGCAAGATCCAAATTTCGATGTGATTGCCGATGCGGTAGCATTGACCACTTGGAAAGACAGCCTTGACCAAGGTGGCCCATACACCATGTTGCTGCCCAGTAACAAAGCCCTTTCTGATGAAAACATCGAATCTGTAGATGACCTATCCATCGATGAATGGCAGCGGTTGCTGGATTATCACATTGTCCCTACGGCACTCACCAGTGAGCAGTTGGTAGGCACGGTACAGGAAAGCCTATTGCCGGGCTACTATTGGCTAGTCAATAAAAATGAAAATGAGATCGACGTCAATGGGGAAACCAAAATGCTCTCCGGTGATATCGAGTTGAAAAATGGCATGGTCCACATCTTGGAAGGGCTATTGGAACCACAAGCATTAACTGTCACCTTCATGGCCCAAAACCGAGGGTTCAATATTTTCGTCAAAGGTCTCCTTCAGTCCGGCTTGGAACAGGTTTTGGAAAATAAAGAGCAAAATTTCACTCTATTTGCCCCCACCGATGAAGCATTTGAAACGTATTTTCAGACCAATGAAATTTCCGAAGAAGATTGGCTTGACTTTTCGAGGCTTGATGATTTCATGAAGTATTTTGTATTGGAAAACTCACTGGACAGTACGCAACTAACAGCTGGGTACCGCATCACCTTGACCGGAGACACGCTATATGTCAGTAATCAAGATGGAGAGATTTGGCTTAATGGAATTGGCTCGCTGCAGGAGAAAGACATCCAGGGAGGCAATGGACTTATCCATGGCATAGACCGGGTCATCACGGCACCCGAACAATCGCTGGCCACGGTGGTTTCCGAAAACACTCAAGGAAATGGCTATGCTGAATTTAAGGCGGCACTGATCTATGCCCAATTATTAAGCACTTTGGAAGAAAGTATGCCCATGACGATTTTCGCGCCGGACAACGAGGCCTTTACAGACTGGTACGAAAAACTAGGCGTGGCAGGATATTATGAGGTGGACGAAACCCTGCTTAGGCAGACATTACTTTATCATATTGCGGTCGGCAGGCACTTTACTCAAGATTTTGGAAACGGACAAGTGCTTTCCTCCCGGCTAAGTGGTGCGTCCATTGAAATCGATACTGAGGCAGGATCCATTAATGGAGCCTCCTTGGACTCCAACTACATCAATAAATTGGGAACAAACGGCATCATACATGGTGTTCAAGCTGTTTTTGAGCTTCCTTCTTAG